A genomic stretch from Vibrio neptunius includes:
- a CDS encoding DUF1800 domain-containing protein, translating to MTAKGDCSFTVSASPHMSYNDAVRFLNQTTFGAQPSDISLLSKVGPVAWIESQLNLPPSYLMPRVKQYINAQPQSQFVFASTSFAFWKNAIESHDQLRQRMAFALSQIFVVSNGVGDELTEHPEAVASFEDLLIKHAFGNFRTLLEEVTYSPAMGYYLTYLGNVKADPERGNQPDENYARELLQLFTIGVEQLNPDGSPILDTNGQPIETYSNSDVRGLARVFTGLNVDESNTNDKPGEAFSVPMTVADEELHSSKEKRFLGTVIPKNTPSKRSITLALDAIFAHPNVGPFISKQLIQRLVTSNPSPAYIARVSSAFDSGSYELAPGKVIGQGIRGDLSATLMAVLFEAKNHSSVGGRPHSKVREPILRFTHWARAFNVTNIDAEYLFKLWDTSSASSLAQHPYRSPSVFNFYRPGYKAPGTISAQQNLVAPEMQIVNATSISGYVNFMTYFVFNQQKNINVYELEQTYIDYGMPIKAHHAVDRFSTQYTPQMALAAQPSDLVEHLNSLLTGGIMAPATKTHIVEKITQVTSLETRVKLAILLVMISPDYLVQR from the coding sequence TTGACCGCCAAAGGTGACTGCTCATTTACTGTTTCCGCTTCACCGCATATGTCCTACAACGACGCGGTGAGATTTTTAAACCAAACAACATTTGGAGCTCAACCATCTGATATTTCCCTACTCTCCAAAGTTGGTCCAGTGGCATGGATTGAATCACAACTCAACTTACCACCTAGTTATTTAATGCCCAGAGTAAAACAGTACATCAACGCTCAGCCACAAAGTCAGTTTGTTTTTGCTTCCACATCATTCGCGTTTTGGAAAAACGCTATTGAAAGCCATGATCAGTTGAGACAAAGGATGGCATTTGCGTTATCTCAAATCTTCGTCGTTTCAAATGGGGTTGGTGATGAATTAACTGAGCACCCTGAAGCTGTGGCAAGTTTCGAAGATCTGCTCATAAAACACGCTTTCGGTAACTTTCGGACATTACTCGAAGAGGTCACCTACTCTCCCGCGATGGGTTATTACTTGACGTATCTGGGAAATGTTAAAGCCGATCCAGAGAGAGGTAATCAACCTGATGAGAATTATGCGAGAGAGTTGTTACAGCTGTTTACGATTGGTGTAGAACAACTCAATCCTGATGGTTCTCCTATCCTTGATACTAACGGACAACCTATAGAGACCTATTCAAACTCCGATGTGAGAGGACTCGCGAGGGTTTTTACTGGTCTCAATGTGGATGAATCTAATACCAATGATAAACCGGGTGAAGCATTCAGTGTACCAATGACAGTGGCAGATGAAGAACTGCACTCTTCAAAAGAGAAACGCTTTCTAGGAACGGTGATTCCAAAGAATACTCCAAGTAAACGTTCTATAACCCTAGCACTGGATGCCATTTTTGCTCATCCCAATGTTGGCCCCTTTATTAGTAAGCAATTAATTCAACGTTTAGTAACGAGTAACCCAAGCCCTGCATACATTGCACGTGTTTCCTCTGCTTTTGATTCCGGTAGTTATGAACTAGCACCGGGTAAAGTTATTGGACAAGGGATTCGTGGCGATTTGAGCGCTACATTAATGGCAGTTCTTTTTGAGGCCAAAAATCATTCCTCTGTTGGAGGAAGGCCCCATAGCAAAGTTCGTGAACCTATTTTGCGTTTTACCCACTGGGCAAGAGCTTTTAATGTAACAAATATAGATGCGGAATATTTGTTTAAACTTTGGGATACAAGCTCTGCGAGCTCATTGGCTCAACACCCTTACCGATCACCTAGTGTATTTAATTTCTATCGTCCAGGCTATAAAGCTCCAGGAACAATATCAGCCCAACAAAACCTAGTCGCACCAGAGATGCAAATTGTCAATGCAACCTCTATATCTGGCTATGTCAACTTTATGACTTACTTTGTCTTTAATCAGCAAAAAAATATAAATGTGTATGAATTGGAACAAACCTATATTGATTACGGTATGCCAATAAAAGCACACCATGCCGTTGATCGTTTCTCAACTCAATACACGCCTCAAATGGCTCTAGCTGCACAACCTTCAGATCTTGTCGAACACTTAAACTCCTTGCTAACAGGAGGGATAATGGCACCAGCAACTAAAACTCATATAGTAGAAAAAATTACTCAAGTGACTTCGTTGGAAACGCGAGTGAAGCTAGCAATCTTGTTGGTAATGATATCACCAGACTACCTCGTACAACGATAA
- a CDS encoding DUF1501 domain-containing protein, which yields MMKRRQFIKMSASSLAATTITSMTSLLSALPAQAKVNDYKAMVCVFLYGGMDNHDTIIPYDNASYARWADIRKDMVEAYPVPRRKENLLKINSSGRFGPRQFALPPEMKNIHALYQKGNAAIIGNVGPLHVPTNAEQYKRGSVSLPSRLFSHNDQQSTWMSGDTEGAQFGWAGRIHDKLLEQGTSQSNPFSTITLSNGELLISGKKTAPYHLIDGRAPDITLTTPGVTGQPDSESTYKGDITSSVDGLPSDLKTYFSNDRQAIYSKPFERDLASKQAKSYSYNSHFNRVASDKVSVQFPNTHIGNQLKGVFSTILAQKQLGPNRQSFVVSMGGFDTHSGQPESLSKLQTQLDEAIGAFYNALENHSLANQVVSFTASEFGRTLACNGDGTDHGWGAHHFVIGESVRGGQIYGDLPKADFGHEYDAGNGRLIPTTSIDQYAANFASWMGLEEKEIRKLFVNLDSLGVRPVFLV from the coding sequence ATGATGAAACGACGTCAATTTATCAAAATGTCCGCTTCCTCACTAGCAGCAACCACGATCACGAGCATGACTTCATTGTTAAGTGCGTTACCGGCACAAGCAAAAGTCAATGATTATAAAGCCATGGTATGTGTTTTTCTCTATGGCGGTATGGACAATCACGACACCATTATTCCCTATGATAATGCAAGCTATGCTCGTTGGGCCGATATTCGAAAAGATATGGTTGAGGCGTATCCAGTACCAAGAAGGAAAGAGAACCTCTTGAAGATAAACTCATCCGGTCGTTTTGGTCCTCGCCAATTCGCTCTTCCCCCTGAGATGAAAAACATTCATGCTCTATATCAAAAAGGTAACGCCGCCATTATCGGGAATGTTGGCCCATTGCATGTGCCGACTAATGCAGAACAGTACAAACGAGGTTCCGTGTCACTGCCTAGTAGACTATTTTCTCATAATGATCAGCAGTCGACTTGGATGTCTGGAGATACTGAAGGGGCTCAATTCGGGTGGGCAGGACGCATCCATGACAAATTACTTGAGCAGGGCACCAGCCAAAGCAACCCGTTTAGTACCATTACCTTGTCGAATGGCGAACTCCTCATATCTGGAAAGAAAACGGCACCCTATCACTTAATTGATGGGCGAGCGCCAGATATTACCTTAACCACACCAGGAGTTACTGGACAACCGGACTCTGAGTCCACTTACAAAGGCGATATTACTTCATCAGTGGATGGTTTACCGAGTGATCTCAAAACGTATTTTAGTAACGACCGACAAGCTATCTACTCTAAGCCATTTGAACGAGATTTGGCGAGTAAACAAGCGAAGTCTTACTCGTATAATTCACATTTCAATCGCGTGGCGTCTGATAAAGTATCGGTACAATTTCCTAATACACACATTGGCAATCAGTTGAAAGGTGTCTTTTCGACTATTTTAGCGCAGAAACAATTAGGCCCAAACAGACAGTCGTTTGTCGTTAGCATGGGAGGATTTGATACGCATTCAGGCCAGCCTGAGTCATTGTCCAAGCTGCAAACTCAATTGGACGAAGCTATTGGGGCCTTTTATAACGCTCTCGAGAATCACAGTTTAGCCAATCAAGTAGTGAGCTTTACCGCATCGGAATTCGGCAGAACTCTTGCTTGTAACGGGGATGGTACAGATCATGGCTGGGGAGCCCATCATTTTGTGATCGGCGAATCCGTTAGAGGAGGTCAAATTTATGGTGATTTACCCAAAGCAGATTTTGGGCATGAATACGATGCGGGAAACGGCCGCCTTATTCCTACCACTTCTATAGATCAATACGCTGCGAACTTCGCTAGTTGGATGGGCTTGGAAGAAAAGGAGATTCGTAAATTGTTTGTCAATCTCGATTCGCTAGGAGTTAGGCCCGTGTTTTTGGTGTGA
- a CDS encoding nucleotide pyrophosphohydrolase — protein sequence MKLSELQNHIKSFDHAPEQSEHYFLKLIEEVGELSESIRNGQSGQPSLEELKGSIAEELYDVLYYVCAIANIHGVNLEHTHQLKETLNKAKYNR from the coding sequence ATGAAGCTATCTGAATTACAAAACCACATTAAAAGCTTTGACCATGCACCAGAGCAATCCGAGCACTACTTTTTAAAACTAATAGAAGAAGTGGGTGAATTATCTGAGTCAATCCGCAACGGTCAAAGTGGTCAACCCTCACTAGAAGAGTTAAAAGGTTCGATAGCCGAAGAGTTGTATGATGTGCTGTATTATGTTTGTGCCATAGCCAATATTCATGGTGTTAATCTAGAACACACACATCAACTTAAAGAAACGTTAAATAAGGCCAAGTACAACCGATAG
- the rarD gene encoding EamA family transporter RarD produces the protein MSQQRTGNWMAALSFLLWGLLPLYYQYLPNAALDELLTVRLVASVPFGVLIVLLVTKKMPDFSAIVRDRRSLGITLLGSTLMSISWCAFTWAITNDRVIDASLGFFISPLTMTALGVFVLGEKLSLGKKVALILATAGLSYQVMQYGQVPTIALTMAIFFTLYGWCKKKIQYEWSTCLFVEALVLLPFALGYLVFKEVTVGAESLHSGWATFALYVGAAPATLIPLVFYSLAIRWTSMSTVGLMQYIEPSIQFLLAIYLFGEVFDEVKLVSFSLIWAGLLFTIAESAKKRMVLNRS, from the coding sequence ATGTCACAACAACGTACTGGCAACTGGATGGCTGCGTTGTCATTCCTTTTGTGGGGTTTATTGCCACTCTATTATCAATATCTCCCCAACGCCGCTCTGGACGAATTACTGACCGTTCGATTGGTCGCATCGGTACCCTTTGGCGTTTTGATTGTGTTGTTGGTCACTAAAAAAATGCCAGACTTTTCGGCTATCGTGCGTGATCGCCGATCTTTGGGCATCACTTTGTTGGGCAGTACCTTAATGTCGATTTCTTGGTGCGCTTTCACATGGGCCATCACCAACGATCGCGTTATCGATGCCAGCTTGGGCTTTTTCATCAGCCCATTAACCATGACAGCACTGGGTGTCTTCGTACTGGGTGAGAAACTGTCGCTGGGCAAAAAAGTGGCGTTGATTCTGGCGACCGCCGGATTAAGCTATCAGGTGATGCAATATGGGCAAGTGCCCACTATCGCTCTGACTATGGCGATTTTCTTTACTTTGTATGGTTGGTGTAAGAAGAAAATTCAATACGAATGGAGCACCTGCCTATTTGTTGAAGCGCTTGTACTATTACCGTTTGCACTCGGTTACCTTGTATTCAAAGAAGTCACCGTTGGAGCAGAATCGCTGCACTCAGGCTGGGCAACCTTTGCTCTGTACGTAGGTGCTGCGCCTGCCACCTTGATCCCTCTAGTGTTCTATTCTCTTGCCATTCGTTGGACCAGTATGTCAACGGTTGGATTGATGCAATACATAGAGCCGTCGATCCAGTTTCTTCTGGCGATTTATTTGTTCGGCGAAGTTTTCGATGAAGTCAAACTGGTGAGCTTCAGTCTGATCTGGGCGGGCTTGCTGTTCACGATCGCAGAAAGTGCCAAGAAGCGAATGGTTCTGAATCGCTCATAA
- a CDS encoding DUF1501 domain-containing protein — MNLTRRRFLQAGSAGVGVSALNLAAFPAFADSFNQCQNGYRAVVGIDLAGGNDGYNMLIPTAANANSQYRALRGDLAIDETTCIDLDAINDEAKLALNPAMAALKPYWDSANLVPVVNLGPLTQRVNNVNYDQSTRPAHLFSHSHQSTMVQSHATKSLSKEGFGAKTSTELGSMLRSLNELSPMFDMGGTQVWTNCIEAQSNSVGSKPPSDIFNDQRSRDLFDQLQSTGSYSNIFQSHYADVAVDSTKMYKQFSTILNAEIPDVFPATSIGKQLKAVFKLLLHKDQFQHPAQYFSCKLGGFDTHSAQISRQTALLQELAEAMAAFQLALENNGLFEQVTTFTHSEFGRTLIPNGTDGTDHGWASHALVLGGSVAGQAIVGEYPDLSETSPYLLSRGRVIPTISSDQLHASLMAWLGLTETGINQLFPALDNTLTDSIQPQTLPLFKAC, encoded by the coding sequence ATGAACTTAACTCGACGTCGATTTTTACAAGCCGGTTCCGCTGGTGTGGGTGTTTCTGCGCTGAATCTCGCGGCATTTCCTGCCTTTGCTGACTCGTTTAATCAATGCCAAAACGGATATCGTGCCGTTGTTGGTATTGACCTTGCTGGCGGTAACGATGGCTACAACATGCTCATCCCAACCGCTGCGAATGCCAACAGTCAATACCGTGCGCTGCGTGGCGACTTGGCCATAGATGAGACAACCTGTATTGACTTAGACGCAATCAACGACGAGGCCAAACTGGCACTTAACCCAGCGATGGCTGCTCTTAAACCTTATTGGGACAGTGCTAACCTTGTACCTGTAGTGAACCTAGGTCCATTGACTCAGCGCGTCAACAATGTGAATTACGATCAAAGCACTCGTCCGGCACACCTGTTCAGTCACTCACATCAATCCACTATGGTTCAATCTCACGCCACTAAGTCACTGTCGAAAGAAGGTTTTGGCGCGAAGACATCCACCGAGCTTGGCTCTATGCTGCGCAGTTTGAATGAGTTGTCACCGATGTTTGATATGGGTGGCACACAAGTGTGGACTAACTGCATTGAAGCCCAATCCAACTCGGTCGGTTCTAAGCCACCCAGTGACATTTTCAACGATCAACGTTCGCGTGATCTGTTCGATCAACTGCAAAGTACTGGCAGTTACAGCAATATCTTCCAATCTCATTATGCAGACGTTGCTGTCGACTCAACCAAAATGTATAAGCAGTTCAGTACCATTCTCAATGCCGAGATCCCAGACGTATTTCCAGCAACGAGCATCGGTAAACAATTGAAAGCCGTCTTTAAACTGCTGCTGCATAAGGACCAGTTCCAACATCCAGCACAGTACTTTAGTTGCAAGTTGGGCGGGTTCGATACCCACTCAGCTCAAATCAGCCGTCAAACGGCTTTGCTACAAGAACTGGCAGAAGCGATGGCCGCTTTCCAATTGGCACTGGAAAACAATGGTTTGTTTGAGCAAGTGACAACCTTTACCCATTCTGAATTTGGTCGAACCCTGATTCCAAACGGCACAGATGGGACTGATCACGGCTGGGCTAGCCATGCGTTAGTCTTGGGAGGCAGTGTGGCAGGGCAAGCCATTGTCGGTGAGTATCCGGATTTATCTGAGACCAGTCCTTACTTGCTTTCGCGTGGCCGAGTGATTCCAACTATCTCTTCAGATCAGCTTCATGCGAGCTTGATGGCGTGGTTAGGGCTGACTGAGACAGGAATTAATCAGTTATTCCCTGCGCTGGACAACACGTTGACAGATTCAATCCAACCTCAGACTCTCCCTCTGTTCAAAGCTTGCTGA
- a CDS encoding DUF1800 domain-containing protein: MNQAYIDAARTLQQCTFGGSQRDINDLVQSGSIENWVAQQTLIPSSSWLAHFEQDELNVPDLWQSLYYASSWTRMTVEGQDILRQRIAYTLSQLFVVSVKDPALSAASKRRYMCQYFDGLLDNAFANFRDVIRFVSTSPIMGEYLTFVNNVSNELTAPDENYARELLQLFTLGPVKLRNNGEVRLDAEGKEVASYTQEDIEELARVFTGWKFTDIRGNDKYSQPMEPRGEHDMGEKRILGKKFPAGVSAEDELEAVIERLMNQNTLYTFVSKFFINKLVTSNPRAGYIRRVRRAFKRSGGDMQTLVIAILTDKDALRSGNTVGKLRDPLSVFIHAMRALQVKRRDGVMMWPKQFNWYNRTLPLSAPSVFYYYQPDDAPNHTDFNGLVAPEFNVYQWHDIYQYGSQFRGLIAQVEQAGQDWYMDETLFTRYLAFDDEGVVDYLNEHLFAYRMSEQARQCYIDYLVKCPSRQSDSHKEIKNLVMNALLSPEFITQG, from the coding sequence ATGAATCAGGCTTATATAGACGCAGCACGAACGCTGCAACAATGTACGTTCGGGGGTTCCCAGCGTGACATTAATGACCTTGTTCAATCAGGAAGCATTGAAAATTGGGTCGCTCAACAAACACTTATTCCTTCCTCTTCTTGGCTGGCGCACTTTGAGCAAGATGAACTCAACGTACCCGACTTATGGCAAAGCTTATATTACGCCAGCAGTTGGACACGCATGACGGTCGAAGGGCAAGATATTCTGCGCCAACGCATCGCATATACGCTCTCCCAGCTGTTTGTGGTGAGCGTAAAAGATCCGGCATTGAGTGCGGCCTCTAAGCGCCGCTATATGTGCCAGTACTTTGATGGGTTGCTCGATAATGCGTTTGCTAACTTCCGTGATGTGATTCGTTTTGTGTCAACATCGCCAATCATGGGTGAATACCTGACCTTCGTAAACAACGTTTCTAATGAGCTCACAGCTCCAGATGAAAACTACGCACGAGAACTGCTACAACTTTTCACGCTTGGGCCAGTTAAACTGCGTAACAACGGTGAGGTACGTTTAGACGCAGAAGGTAAAGAAGTCGCGTCGTACACCCAAGAAGACATTGAAGAGCTAGCTCGTGTGTTTACAGGTTGGAAATTTACCGACATTCGCGGTAACGACAAGTACAGCCAGCCTATGGAGCCACGTGGCGAACACGACATGGGTGAAAAACGCATTCTTGGTAAGAAGTTCCCGGCTGGCGTAAGTGCAGAAGACGAACTTGAAGCTGTGATTGAACGGTTGATGAACCAAAACACGCTTTACACCTTTGTGAGCAAATTCTTCATCAACAAGCTTGTGACTAGTAACCCTAGAGCGGGCTATATTCGTCGTGTACGCCGTGCATTCAAGCGCTCCGGTGGTGATATGCAAACTTTAGTGATTGCGATTTTAACCGACAAAGACGCCCTGCGCTCCGGTAACACAGTAGGCAAACTGCGTGACCCACTGTCAGTCTTTATCCATGCGATGCGCGCGCTACAAGTGAAGCGACGTGACGGTGTGATGATGTGGCCTAAACAGTTCAATTGGTATAACCGAACCTTGCCGCTATCTGCCCCTTCTGTGTTCTATTACTACCAACCGGATGATGCGCCAAACCACACTGATTTTAATGGTCTGGTTGCGCCTGAGTTCAACGTGTACCAATGGCACGACATCTATCAGTACGGCAGTCAATTCCGTGGGTTGATTGCTCAGGTTGAACAAGCAGGGCAAGATTGGTACATGGATGAGACGTTATTCACACGTTACCTTGCTTTTGATGACGAAGGTGTTGTGGATTACCTTAACGAACATTTGTTTGCTTACCGAATGAGTGAACAAGCACGCCAATGCTACATCGATTACCTTGTTAAGTGCCCAAGTCGCCAATCTGACTCGCACAAAGAGATCAAGAATCTTGTCATGAACGCACTGCTTTCACCAGAATTCATCACACAGGGGTAA
- a CDS encoding DNA starvation/stationary phase protection protein, with translation MTNQINLIGLNNEKSQALATELNALLAHYQVLYMNTRGYHWNIKGQQFFELHVKFEEIYTDLQTKIDELAERILTIGSTPDHSFSQYLEKSEIEEHQNATTGKECVRGLVHGFSVLLTQQRTILSQAEDAEDEGTAALMGDYIREQEKLMWMLNAYLQ, from the coding sequence ATGACAAACCAAATTAACTTAATCGGCCTGAACAACGAAAAATCACAAGCATTGGCGACTGAGTTGAATGCGTTGTTGGCTCACTATCAGGTCCTGTACATGAACACGCGTGGCTATCATTGGAACATTAAAGGCCAGCAGTTTTTTGAACTACACGTCAAGTTTGAAGAGATTTACACAGACCTGCAAACCAAAATTGATGAGCTAGCAGAGCGTATTCTTACCATAGGTTCGACACCGGATCACAGCTTTAGCCAGTATTTGGAAAAAAGTGAGATTGAGGAACATCAAAATGCGACAACGGGGAAAGAGTGTGTGAGAGGCCTAGTCCACGGCTTTAGTGTTCTGCTGACACAACAGCGTACCATCTTAAGTCAAGCCGAAGATGCAGAAGATGAGGGCACGGCAGCTTTAATGGGGGATTATATTCGAGAGCAAGAAAAACTGATGTGGATGCTGAACGCTTACTTACAGTAA
- a CDS encoding patatin family protein codes for MRGIFAAGVLDTLIDTNYYPYDFVIGVSAGASTLLGYLGKQSGRSYRVITELATDPKFFSPKRFIKGGDLIDVHWLVSESEQRFPLDKKQVFETAPMLAVATNINTGQADYYQLNHNNLSQIIEATSALPIAYKTTPCFSGGCYTDGGVADSIPVVEAYRRGATDITVVLSHPLSYEMPKPKSSWVIKRLLHKHPKIAEALTKRAQGYNQALTFIRHPPQGVKIRVIAPPENFSVKRLTMNKLALDTGYFMGIEEGKNMWLAEKAYMA; via the coding sequence ATGCGTGGCATTTTCGCTGCCGGTGTACTTGATACACTGATTGACACGAACTATTACCCCTACGACTTTGTGATTGGTGTATCGGCGGGCGCGTCTACTTTGCTCGGTTATCTGGGAAAACAATCAGGACGTAGCTATCGAGTCATCACTGAACTGGCAACGGATCCTAAGTTCTTTAGCCCCAAACGGTTCATCAAAGGCGGCGATTTAATCGACGTTCATTGGTTAGTCTCTGAATCTGAGCAGCGATTCCCTTTAGATAAAAAGCAAGTGTTTGAAACGGCGCCTATGCTGGCTGTAGCAACGAATATTAATACGGGGCAAGCCGACTACTATCAGCTGAATCACAACAATCTCAGCCAGATCATTGAAGCCACCAGCGCACTGCCTATCGCCTATAAAACAACGCCTTGTTTTTCCGGTGGATGCTATACAGATGGTGGGGTGGCAGATTCGATCCCTGTTGTGGAAGCGTATCGACGTGGAGCAACAGATATCACAGTGGTACTGTCCCACCCGCTCAGTTATGAGATGCCAAAGCCTAAGAGCTCTTGGGTGATCAAACGTTTACTGCATAAGCACCCAAAAATTGCCGAAGCGCTGACGAAACGGGCACAGGGCTACAATCAAGCTTTGACCTTTATCCGCCATCCTCCTCAAGGGGTAAAAATCAGGGTTATCGCTCCCCCAGAAAACTTCTCCGTCAAGCGACTGACCATGAACAAGTTAGCACTTGATACAGGTTACTTTATGGGTATCGAAGAGGGGAAAAACATGTGGCTAGCCGAAAAGGCCTATATGGCTTAG
- a CDS encoding DOPA 4,5-dioxygenase family protein, translating into MTYPKNTHQDYHAHIYFDADSNDFAAQLRERISADLELTVGRFNQKLVGPHTMWSFSVTFTADDFDVLIPWLDKARGNLSVLVHALTDNDLKDHTEFAYWLGEPVALNLSSF; encoded by the coding sequence ATGACCTATCCAAAAAATACCCATCAAGATTACCACGCGCATATCTACTTTGATGCGGACAGTAACGATTTCGCCGCCCAGTTAAGAGAGCGGATCAGCGCTGATTTAGAGCTCACGGTTGGACGTTTCAACCAGAAATTAGTCGGACCGCACACCATGTGGAGTTTTTCTGTTACGTTTACAGCCGATGACTTCGATGTTTTGATCCCTTGGTTAGATAAAGCCCGTGGCAACCTGTCTGTTTTGGTCCACGCATTGACAGATAATGATCTCAAAGATCATACCGAGTTTGCTTATTGGTTGGGCGAACCCGTCGCATTGAACCTGTCGTCGTTCTAG
- a CDS encoding response regulator transcription factor — MDKPIRVVIVDDHQVVLDGFIARLQLEPEIEVIGSASNGLEAIEKVKALTPDVVLMDVSMPLMNGIDATRLIKEELPDIKVLMLTMHDNREYIMQVMQAGAVGYMLKEICARRMVQAIKTVYQGSTYFCESVTQTLFSQQVIPVAQKPNPLSRREEAVLKLVAEGNSSKKIAALLSISYRTVETHRQNIKQKLDLHSTAELAKYAVEQGLLG, encoded by the coding sequence ATGGATAAACCGATCAGAGTGGTGATCGTCGATGATCATCAGGTTGTCTTAGATGGATTTATCGCTCGGCTGCAATTAGAGCCAGAAATAGAGGTGATTGGTTCCGCCAGCAATGGATTGGAGGCGATTGAAAAAGTCAAAGCACTTACACCTGATGTCGTGTTGATGGACGTTAGCATGCCTCTGATGAATGGTATTGACGCCACTCGTCTTATTAAAGAAGAGCTGCCTGATATAAAAGTTCTGATGCTGACCATGCATGATAACCGTGAATACATTATGCAAGTCATGCAGGCGGGAGCAGTAGGCTACATGCTTAAAGAGATTTGCGCTCGGCGTATGGTGCAGGCGATTAAAACCGTATACCAAGGATCGACGTATTTCTGTGAATCGGTGACACAAACTCTGTTTTCACAACAAGTGATACCAGTGGCACAGAAGCCTAATCCGCTCAGTCGCCGTGAGGAAGCGGTGCTGAAGCTTGTTGCCGAAGGGAATAGCAGTAAAAAGATAGCGGCCTTGCTGAGCATCAGCTACCGAACCGTGGAAACACATCGCCAAAATATTAAACAGAAACTGGATTTACACAGCACTGCTGAACTGGCTAAATACGCCGTTGAGCAAGGGTTGCTTGGTTAG
- a CDS encoding cache domain-containing protein, with product MPLKAKLILLSLLPLLLVMALTSWIAIYQTKTLGDKEVEIFHTSLIKSKESALKDLVDLAFDAIEHIYNDPNIEEQQAKQQVKAIISRLQYGTDGYFFVYDQNGTNLVHPIMPELVGQNLLHIQDENGNQLIESLLAQAQSGGGFHQYLWQKPSTGESVPKLSYAAWLSKWNWMIGTGLYIEDVTEEVANLQLAVNDNIETTFFSLIVIVAVTIAVILVVALAVNLHEHRLADKSLKELAHKTVMFQEDEKKHLARELHDGINQLLISSKCHLELLGTKLDDDTQKQHLAKSQNSLMTAINEVRHISHQLRPSALDDIGLEAAMTTLLTDFKAHSGVEVEASLSTSKRRLKSEVATTLYRVAQESLTNIEKHSQAKQVTVILQQLGDRLQLIIRDDGVGFDVDSTLRKSGIGLRNMRERVEFLGGDFELESEPGFGTEMTVLLKLDGLVYG from the coding sequence ATGCCTCTAAAAGCTAAGTTGATTTTGTTGAGCTTGCTACCACTATTATTAGTGATGGCGCTGACCAGTTGGATCGCTATCTATCAAACCAAAACGCTGGGTGATAAAGAAGTAGAAATCTTTCATACCAGCCTCATTAAGTCAAAAGAATCAGCACTTAAGGATCTGGTTGATTTGGCTTTTGATGCGATCGAGCATATTTACAACGATCCCAATATTGAAGAGCAGCAAGCCAAACAACAGGTCAAAGCGATCATCAGTCGTTTGCAGTACGGCACGGATGGTTACTTCTTTGTCTATGATCAGAACGGTACTAATTTGGTCCACCCTATTATGCCGGAACTGGTGGGACAAAACCTGCTGCACATTCAGGACGAAAATGGCAATCAATTAATCGAATCTTTGCTTGCACAGGCGCAATCAGGCGGTGGTTTTCATCAATATCTGTGGCAAAAGCCATCCACAGGAGAAAGTGTTCCCAAACTGAGCTATGCCGCTTGGTTAAGTAAGTGGAATTGGATGATCGGTACTGGGCTTTATATTGAAGATGTGACAGAGGAAGTGGCTAACCTGCAATTAGCGGTTAATGACAACATCGAAACGACGTTTTTTTCATTGATTGTGATTGTCGCCGTCACGATTGCGGTCATTTTGGTTGTGGCGCTAGCAGTCAATTTACATGAACATCGATTGGCCGATAAGAGCTTGAAAGAGCTGGCCCATAAAACCGTGATGTTTCAGGAAGATGAGAAAAAGCATTTGGCACGAGAACTTCATGACGGCATAAACCAGCTATTGATCTCAAGTAAATGTCACTTGGAATTACTCGGTACAAAACTGGATGACGATACACAAAAGCAACACTTGGCTAAGTCGCAAAACTCACTCATGACGGCGATCAATGAAGTTCGGCATATTTCCCATCAGCTAAGGCCCAGTGCGCTTGATGACATAGGCCTTGAAGCGGCGATGACGACCTTGTTGACCGATTTTAAAGCGCATTCAGGGGTTGAGGTTGAGGCATCATTGTCAACCAGCAAGCGCAGGCTAAAATCAGAGGTAGCGACAACACTTTACCGAGTGGCGCAGGAATCACTAACCAATATAGAAAAGCACTCGCAAGCCAAGCAGGTTACTGTGATATTGCAGCAATTAGGCGATAGGCTGCAATTAATCATTCGTGATGACGGTGTGGGGTTTGATGTGGACTCAACGTTAAGGAAGTCAGGAATCGGTCTGCGTAATATGCGTGAACGGGTAGAGTTTTTAGGTGGAGACTTCGAGCTCGAAAGTGAGCCGGGGTTTGGTACAGAAATGACCGTACTGTTGAAATTAGATGGACTAGTATATGGATAA